Below is a genomic region from bacterium.
CGTAGAGGATCACGCCGAGGGCGTAGATGTCCGTGCCGGGGCCGACGAGATCGTCCTTGGCCTCGATCTGCTCCGGGGACATATAGGCGGGGGTGCCGAGGATCGTTCCTTCCTTGGTGATGCGGGACTCGTCGCGAGTATCGGCATGCCGGGCGAGGCCGAAGTCGGTCACGCAGGGGTTGCCGGAGGGCGGCATGAGGACGTTGCCCGGCTTGAGATCACGGTGCAAAATTCCCTGCTCGTGGGCATGGGCGAGACCTTCGGCAATTTGGCAGACGACCGTGGCCACCCGGCGCTGGTCGCTGAACTCATCCGTCCCGACGAATCGCGACAGCGGCTGGCCGTCGATGTAGGCCAT
It encodes:
- a CDS encoding serine/threonine protein kinase; its protein translation is MAYIDGQPLSRFVGTDEFSDQRRVATVVCQIAEGLAHAHEQGILHRDLKPGNVLMPPSGNPCVTDFGLARHADTRDESRITKEGTILGTPAYMSPEQIEAKDDLVGPGTDIYALGVILYELLASRLPFIGTVMSILGQALRDRPTPLCKVRSNVDPKLEDLCLQMLEKTPDKRPASMQEIVERLQTWLDQTSPETQ